A single Nicotiana tabacum cultivar K326 chromosome 5, ASM71507v2, whole genome shotgun sequence DNA region contains:
- the LOC107813102 gene encoding fasciclin-like arabinogalactan protein 14, protein MNRSIVTLLCYFLLLASSASAFNITKILSQFSDYSTFNDLLSKSGLATEINKRTTITILAVPNGAIGDLTSKSDDVLNSVLSTYVVLDYYDIPKLKSLKDKTAKMTTMYQQSGKARFDQGFLNMTAKDGSFVFGSAVKDAQRDSRLEKSVMNQPYNISVLGISQPFVTPGLDGTLAPVSTPPPKANNATSSPKSSPPASDDEAESPAEEAESPVSEETEALAPSKDADTSASSPSADSPPADAQAPPPAGSSAGKLKVSFGSFVVLASMVAAF, encoded by the coding sequence ATGAATCGTTCCATTGTTACCCTTCTCTGTTACTTCCTTCTACTAGCCTCCTCAGCCTCAGCTTTTAATATCACAAAAATTCTAAGCCAATTTTCTGATTATAGCACTTTTAATGACCTTCTTTCTAAATCTGGCTTAGCCACTGAAATTAACAAAAGGACCACAATTACAATTTTGGCCGTTCCAAATGGTGCAATTGGTGATCTTACCTCAAAATCAGATGATGTTCTCAATAGTGTTTTATCAACCTATGTTGTATTAGATTACTACGACATCCCGAAACTCAAAAGCTTAAAGGACAAAACTGCAAAAATGACAACAATGTACCAACAATCTGGTAAAGCAAGATTTGACCAAGGTTTCTTGAATATGACAGCTAAAGATGGTAGTTTTGTATTTGGATCAGCTGTCAAAGACGCTCAACGCGATTCAAGGCTCGAAAAATCTGTTATGAATCAGCCTTATAACATCTCAGTTCTTGGAATTTCTCAGCCATTTGTTACACCTGGACTTGATGGAACACTTGCACCAGTTTCAACACCACCACCTAAGGCTAATAATGCAACATCTTCACCTAAGAGTTCACCACCTGCTTCTGATGATGAAGCAGAGTCCCCTGCTGAAGAAGCAGAGTCCCCTGTTTCTGAAGAAACAGAGGCCCTTGCTCCTTCTAAGGATGCCGATACTTCGGCTAGTTCGCCCTCGGCTGATTCGCCACCGGCTGACGCTCAGGCGCCACCACCGGCAGGATCATCTGCTGGGAAATTGAAGGTTTCCTTTGGTTCGTTTGTTGTTTTGGCATCAATGGTTGCAGCTTTTTAA
- the LOC107813103 gene encoding putative xyloglucan glycosyltransferase 5, translating into MAPRLNFFDWWGKETHRGTPVIVKMENPNFSIVEIDGPDSAFKPIEKSRGKNAKQVTWVLLLKANQAVGFVAWFATILWTLFGTIKNRLIFREGVSLASEKLGKSNLLFRIIKVCLVISLIMLAFEIVAYFKGWDYFQNPSLYIPHTSDVLGLFHITYVGWLDFRADYIAPFVQNLSTFCTVLFLIQSLDRLVLCLGCLYIKCMKIKPRIEGDPFKSDDLEGSYNSYPMVLVQIPMCNEKEVYELSISAVCQLDWPKDRLLIQILDDSDNECIQDLIKSEVAKWNQKGINIIYRHRLVRTGYKAGNLKSAMSCDYVKDYEFVAIFDADFQPTPDFLKQTVPHFKDNPDLGLVQTRWAFVNKDENLLTRLQNINLCFHFEVEQQVNGVFLNFFGFNGTAGIWRIKALEESGGWLERTTVEDMDIAVRAHLNGWKFIYLNDVRVLCEVPESFEAYRKQQHRWHSGPMQLFRVCLPAIVTSKISIWKKANLILLFFLLRKLILPFYSFTLFCVVLPLTMFIPEAELPFWVVCYIPILMTLLNILPAPKAIPFIAPYLLFENTMSVTKFNAMVSGLFQLGSSYEWVVTKKAGRSSESDLLAAAEKDLKVSGAPQISRGASESELSVLNRLNKQKDETSTPVKKSNKIYRKELALAFLLLTASARSLLSAHGLHFYFLLFQGVTFLLVGLDLIGEQIS; encoded by the exons ATGGCTCCAAGATTGAATTTTTTTGACTGGTGGGGTAAAGAAACACATAGGGGAACACCAGTGATAGTGAAAATGGAGAACCCCAATTTCTCCATTGTTGAAATTGATGGTCCTGATTCAGCATTTAAGCCAATAGAGAAGAGTAGAGGCAAGAATGCTAAACAAGTGACATGGGTTTTGCTTCTTAAAGCTAATCAAGCTGTTGGCTTTGTTGCTTGGTTTGCAACAATTTTATGGACTTTGTTTGGTACTATCAAGAATAGGCTTATTTTTAGAGAAGGGGTTTCTCTTGCAAGTGAGAAACTTGGCAAAAGTAACCTACTTTTCAGAATAATCAAAgtttgtttggtgatttctttgATTATGTTGGCCTTTGAGATTGTTGCTTACTTCAAAGGTTGGGATTATTTTCAGAATCCAAGTTTGTATATTCCACATACTTCTGATGTTTTGGGGTTGTTCCATATAACTTATGTTGGTTGGTTGGATTTTCGTGCTGATTATATCGCGCCTTTTGTTCAAAATCTTTCCACATTCTGTACTGTTTTATTCCTAATTCAGTCGTTAGATCGTTTGGTACTTTGTTTGGGTTGCTTATACATAAAGTGCATGAAGATTAAGCCAAGGATTGAAGGGGATCCGTTTAAATCGGATGATCTTGAGGGATCATACAACAGCTACCCTATGGTTCTTGTGCAGATTCCAATGTGTAATGAAAAAGAG GTATATGAGTTGTCTATATCGGCAGTCTGTCAACTTGATTGGCCAAAAGACCGTTTGTTGATTCAAATTCTTGATGACTCTGACAATGAGTGCATCCAAGATTTAATAAAGTCAGAGGTCGCTAAATGGAACCAAAAGGGTATCAACATAATTTATAGGCACCGTTTGGTTAGAACTGGTTACAAAGCAGGGAACCTGAAGTCTGCGATGAGTTGTGACTATGTGAAGGATTATGAATTTGTTGCAATCTTTGATGCGGATTTCCAACCAACTCCAGATTTTCTTAAGCAGACAGTCCCACATTTCAAG GATAACCCTGATCTAGGATTGGTTCAAACAAGATGGGCATTTGTTAACAAGGACGAAAACTTGTTGACTCGTCTCCAAAACATTAATCTGTGTTTTCATTTTGAGGTGGAACAGCAGGTGAATGGCGTATTCTTGAACTTCTTTGGTTTCAACGGAACTGCCGGTATCTGGAGAATAAAAGCCTTAGAAGAGTCAGGAGGTTGGCTTGAGAGGACAACCGTAGAGGATATGGATATTGCTGTTCGTGCACATCTCAATGGCTGGAAATTCATATATCTTAATGACGTGAGG GTACTTTGTGAAGTTCCTGAATCTTTTGAAGCATATAGGAAGCAACAACATCGGTGGCATTCTGGCCCTATGCAACTCTTCCGAGTGTGTCTTCCTGCTATTGTTACTTCCAAG ATATCAATATGGAAGAAAGCCAACTTaatacttcttttctttttgttgagAAAACTCATTCTTCCCTTCTATTCATTCACATTGTTTTGTGTAGTTCTTCCTTTAACCATGTTTATCCCGGAAGCGGAACTCCCTTTCTGGGTTGTTTGCTACATACCTATTCTTATGACACTTTTAAACATTCTTCCGGCACCAAAAGCCATTCCTTTCATCGCCCCTTACCTCCTTTTCGAAAACACTATGTCAGTCACAAAGTTCAATGCTATGGTATCCGGACTTTTCCAATTAGGAAGCTCATATGAGTGGGTTGTCACCAAAAAAGCAGGTAGGTCTTCTGAATCCGACCTACTGGCCGCTGCTGAAAAGGATTTAAAAGTGTCGGGAGCACCACAGATTAGCAGAGGGGCTTCTGAAAGTGAACTCTCTGTGCTAAACCGATTGAACAAACAGAAAGATGAAACTTCTACACCTGTTAAGAAGAGCAACAAAATATACAGAAAAGAGCTAGCTCTTGCTTTCTTACTCTTAACGGCGTCAGCTAGAAGCCTTTTATCGGCTCACGGACTCCACTTTTACTTCCTTCTTTTCCAAGGAGTGACGTTCCTTCTTGTTGGTCTCGATCTTATTGGCGAACAGATTAGCTAA